In the Thermotoga sp. genome, GCCACATCCCTGAAGATGTTTGCAAGAGCCCCACCTCCGTGTCTCGGTGCGTACTTGTTGAGCTCGTCCAGGAAGATGAAAACAGGCTGGGTGAAACCGTTGTTTGTTTCCTTTTCTCTCATCACTTCAGAGAGAATGGCTCCCACGACGAACGCCTGGGCGCGCGTTCTCAGCTTTGAGATGTCCACGACGGTTACCCTTCCAGGCACATTCCAGTTTACTCTGTACTCCACTTTACCGGTAGGATTCAGGGGAGGTTTTATCCACAATCTGTCAAAGTCCATCTTCTGGGCGGTCTTCAACCTTCGAATCAGCATGCTGATGGTTTGACGCTGAACGTTTTCTTTCTCAAGGTACTCTCTTGCCTTCCCTTCTTTCAGCTGCATTATCAGATCATCGAGGTCGAGGGGAATGTCCACGATTTCTCCCTTGGAAACGACGATTTCCCTTAAAGCCTGGGAGGGAAGTTTTTGCCTGTCTTTGATGTAGCCTCTTCTCAAGAATTCCTGGTAGATTTCCTCCATCCTCTGGGTGAGAAATTCTTGGAGTGACCACACCGCCAGCTGGAAATTCTGATTTTTCGCCATCTCGTCCGGGTCGAACATGAGTTCCAGAAGCCCCATTTCAACGATATCGAAAACGTCCCATCCGTAAACCCTCACTCCGCTCATACGCTTGTTCACGGCGGGGGTGTAAGAGCCTTTCTGCCTGCTCGGAGCGTAGAAAGCAACGTTTTCAAACGGTTTCGGTTCTATTCCGAGCACCCTGTACATCTCTTCCCACTTCTCTTTCTCTGCTGCCCATTCTTTTGAGGCGCGATCGAGAAACATCAGACTTTCCCCTTTCACGTTGAATATGATGTATCTTGCTTCTCTCAGAAGATTCATCAGCCCCCCCGTCGTTTTCCTGGACGCCTCCATCATCGATTTCACGAGGAAGGTGGTGTAAGAGGTCTTTGCAGCCACTCCAGATTGTCCTGAAACGTTGATGTGCGCTCCGTTGTCTCCGAGTATGTATCTCAGATCCAAGTAAGCAGGTTTGCCGTTTTTGAGGATTCCCACAGGGAGTGCTACGTTTCTGTTCTTCAGTTCGTCGAATCCCAGGGCTATGTCTATCTCTTCACCCTCTACAAGAAAGACAGAAGATCCGATTGCGGGAGGAATCTCCGGGGCTGTTTCGGAAAGTTGATCGCCTTTCTTCAAAAACGACCTTGTCACCTTCACCCTTGCGATGTATATTGGATAGGCCGGCTTCAGCCCTTCGAGCGCCACATCTTCCTCGTAGCCGTTTCGCAGGTCTCCGTCCCATCTGTTCTGCAAGTCAACGACCACACCGTAAGTTACCACATTCCCATAGCCCGAACTGTACTCTACCCTCACGATGTCTTCTATCTGAGCGTGAGCTTGATGCTTGCCCTCCGAAACCATCCTCACAAAGAACTCGTAGGGATTGGATTCGAAGATACCCGTCACAACACCAATGCGTTTCATCTCATCCCTCCTCGATGAGCTGTTTTCTGTACATCTTGCTGTATATTCCGTTTCTACTCAGGAGTTCCTCGTGTGTCCCCTCCTCTCTGATGAAGCCATTGTCGAGAACGTATATCCTGTCGGCACCCCTCAGAACTTTCAGTCTGTGTGTTATCACGATGATCGTTTTCCCTTCCATGCTGTTTCTTATAGAATTTATTATCCTTTCTTCTGTTTCTGGATCTACAGCGGAGAGACAGTCGTCGAAAATGTAA is a window encoding:
- a CDS encoding ATP-binding protein — protein: MKRIGVVTGIFESNPYEFFVRMVSEGKHQAHAQIEDIVRVEYSSGYGNVVTYGVVVDLQNRWDGDLRNGYEEDVALEGLKPAYPIYIARVKVTRSFLKKGDQLSETAPEIPPAIGSSVFLVEGEEIDIALGFDELKNRNVALPVGILKNGKPAYLDLRYILGDNGAHINVSGQSGVAAKTSYTTFLVKSMMEASRKTTGGLMNLLREARYIIFNVKGESLMFLDRASKEWAAEKEKWEEMYRVLGIEPKPFENVAFYAPSRQKGSYTPAVNKRMSGVRVYGWDVFDIVEMGLLELMFDPDEMAKNQNFQLAVWSLQEFLTQRMEEIYQEFLRRGYIKDRQKLPSQALREIVVSKGEIVDIPLDLDDLIMQLKEGKAREYLEKENVQRQTISMLIRRLKTAQKMDFDRLWIKPPLNPTGKVEYRVNWNVPGRVTVVDISKLRTRAQAFVVGAILSEVMREKETNNGFTQPVFIFLDELNKYAPRHGGGALANIFRDVA